The Georgenia sp. TF02-10 genome window below encodes:
- the rsmG gene encoding 16S rRNA (guanine(527)-N(7))-methyltransferase RsmG: MAESPVPPPVEEPSAEVRELFGLAWAPVQQFARMLAEEGELRGLIGPRELPRLWTRHLVNSAAVVPFVPPDSTVADIGSGAGFPGIVLAAMRPDVTVDLVEPMERRVTWLADVVEEVGLDNVRLVRARAEELHGRASFDVVTARAVAALDKLARLTLPLVRPGGALVALKGRRAAEEVEAARYVLRKLGVDGARVEEVTPVAGVEPATVVVARKR; encoded by the coding sequence ATGGCCGAGTCCCCCGTCCCGCCCCCAGTGGAGGAGCCGTCGGCCGAGGTCCGCGAGCTCTTCGGGCTGGCCTGGGCGCCGGTGCAGCAGTTCGCCCGGATGCTGGCCGAGGAGGGCGAGCTGCGCGGGCTGATCGGCCCGCGTGAGCTGCCCCGGCTGTGGACGCGGCACCTCGTCAACTCCGCGGCGGTCGTCCCCTTCGTCCCGCCGGACAGCACCGTCGCGGACATCGGCTCGGGCGCCGGGTTCCCCGGGATCGTGCTGGCCGCGATGCGGCCGGACGTCACGGTCGACCTCGTCGAGCCGATGGAGCGGCGGGTGACCTGGCTGGCGGACGTGGTCGAGGAGGTCGGGCTCGACAACGTCCGGCTGGTGCGGGCGCGCGCCGAGGAGCTGCACGGCCGGGCGTCCTTCGACGTCGTCACCGCCCGCGCTGTCGCCGCGCTGGACAAGCTGGCGCGGCTGACGTTGCCGCTGGTTCGGCCCGGCGGTGCGCTGGTGGCGCTCAAGGGACGCCGGGCTGCCGAGGAGGTCGAAGCCGCGCGGTACGTGCTGCGGAAGCTCGGTGTCGACGGTGCGCGCGTGGAAGAGGTCACGCCCGTGGCTGGGGTGGAGCCGGCCACAGTCGTCGTCGCCCGCAAGCGCTGA
- a CDS encoding R3H domain-containing nucleic acid-binding protein — protein sequence MDTEQGSGGTDSASIERLEAEGEIAADYLEELLDIADLDGDIDIDVEHGRAAVEIVAEEGDRWLRRLVGEDGEVLDAVQELTRLAVQTKTGERSRLMLDIAGYRRRRREELTAVANEAIGRVRDSGQEVALAPMNPFERKVVHDVVAAAGLTSDSEGTEPNRHVVVRPA from the coding sequence GTGGACACCGAGCAGGGTTCGGGCGGCACGGACAGCGCGAGCATCGAGCGGCTCGAGGCGGAGGGCGAGATCGCCGCCGACTACCTCGAGGAGCTGCTCGACATCGCCGACCTGGACGGCGACATCGACATCGACGTCGAGCACGGCCGGGCGGCGGTGGAGATCGTGGCCGAGGAGGGCGACCGGTGGCTGCGCCGGCTCGTCGGCGAGGACGGTGAGGTCCTCGACGCCGTGCAGGAGCTGACCCGCCTCGCCGTGCAGACGAAGACCGGGGAGCGCAGCCGGCTCATGCTCGACATCGCTGGCTACCGCCGCCGGCGCCGGGAGGAGCTTACCGCGGTGGCGAACGAGGCGATCGGCCGGGTGCGCGACAGCGGGCAGGAGGTGGCGCTGGCGCCGATGAACCCGTTCGAGCGCAAGGTGGTGCACGACGTCGTCGCCGCGGCCGGCCTCACGAGCGACTCCGAGGGCACCGAGCCGAACCGGCACGTCGTGGTCCGCCCCGCCTGA
- the yidC gene encoding membrane protein insertase YidC, which produces MDTVLYPIMYAVAWIMVRVHDLLVLLGMAGGSGWAWILSIVGLVVVIRILLIPLFFRQIRASRGMQLVQPEMQKLQKKYKNKTDPASRQKMQEEMMALYRKHGTNPFASCLPMLLQMPIFFALFRVLNLLDDVAVGTNDAIGPLTQELAAQAESSELLGAPISATFLSSPEPAVKVVTVLLIILMSVTTFTTQRQLTMKNMPAATLDNPMMRQQKMLMYIMPLIFAFSGVNFPIGVLIYWLVTNLWTMGQQWYTIRRQPAPGSEAARLRAERLAHKRARKGLPAAEEDAAAAAPTEAPRGGQRVQPKRKDRAKRSGPPPTAKPARPEPAPARPAEPEPEPEDEESEDGEVRGKDGLTASERAQKRYEERAAERRAAAARRQAQARKQQRKPGGKR; this is translated from the coding sequence ATGGACACCGTCCTGTACCCGATCATGTACGCCGTCGCGTGGATCATGGTCCGGGTGCACGATCTGCTCGTGCTCCTCGGCATGGCCGGGGGGTCGGGCTGGGCGTGGATCCTGTCGATCGTCGGTCTCGTCGTCGTCATCCGGATCCTGCTCATCCCGCTGTTCTTCCGGCAGATCAGGGCCTCCCGCGGCATGCAGCTCGTGCAGCCCGAGATGCAGAAGCTGCAGAAGAAGTACAAGAACAAGACCGACCCTGCATCGCGCCAGAAGATGCAGGAAGAGATGATGGCGCTGTACCGCAAGCACGGGACGAACCCGTTCGCCTCGTGCCTGCCGATGCTGCTGCAGATGCCGATCTTCTTCGCGCTGTTCCGCGTCCTGAACCTGCTGGACGACGTCGCCGTCGGGACCAACGACGCGATCGGCCCGCTGACGCAGGAACTCGCCGCGCAGGCGGAGTCCTCCGAGCTGCTCGGCGCGCCGATCTCGGCGACGTTCCTCTCGTCCCCCGAGCCGGCCGTCAAGGTCGTCACCGTCCTGCTGATCATCCTGATGTCGGTGACGACGTTCACCACGCAGCGGCAGCTGACGATGAAGAACATGCCGGCGGCGACGCTGGACAACCCGATGATGCGTCAGCAGAAGATGCTGATGTACATCATGCCGCTGATCTTCGCCTTCTCCGGCGTCAACTTCCCCATCGGCGTGCTGATCTACTGGCTGGTCACCAACCTGTGGACGATGGGTCAGCAGTGGTACACGATCCGCCGCCAGCCGGCTCCCGGCTCCGAGGCGGCGCGGCTCCGCGCCGAGCGGCTCGCCCACAAGCGGGCCCGCAAGGGTCTGCCGGCCGCGGAGGAGGACGCCGCCGCGGCCGCGCCGACCGAGGCGCCGCGGGGCGGGCAGCGGGTGCAGCCCAAGCGGAAGGACCGGGCCAAGCGCTCCGGCCCCCCGCCGACGGCGAAGCCCGCACGGCCGGAGCCGGCACCGGCGCGACCGGCCGAGCCGGAGCCGGAGCCGGAGGACGAGGAGTCCGAGGACGGCGAGGTCCGCGGCAAGGACGGGCTGACCGCCTCGGAGCGGGCGCAGAAGCGGTACGAGGAGCGCGCTGCCGAGCGGCGGGCCGCCGCGGCGCGGCGACAGGCCCAGGCCAGGAAGCAGCAGCGGAAGCCGGGAGGCAAGCGGTAG
- the yidD gene encoding membrane protein insertion efficiency factor YidD gives MSAAGGTAERGTAEERVRNPLTWILLGLVRAYQFIVSPWLAPSCKYYPSCSAYAVTALRRHGPVKGAALAGWRLLRCNPWSKGGVDHVPPAEDWSAAFRRASTADDDEDSAVDSADRTPSAAEPDATAAEADVDTPGGPVAVARTGSDAVTRAGPDGVVKTGSDAVATTEPGAAARAGPGGVPAPRTLGEDTRGARHAVAPQDL, from the coding sequence ATGAGCGCCGCCGGCGGCACCGCCGAGCGGGGCACCGCGGAGGAGCGGGTGCGCAACCCGCTCACCTGGATCCTGCTCGGGCTCGTCCGGGCGTACCAGTTCATCGTCTCGCCCTGGCTGGCACCGAGCTGCAAGTACTACCCGTCCTGCTCCGCCTACGCCGTCACCGCGCTGCGGCGGCACGGCCCGGTCAAGGGCGCGGCGCTCGCCGGCTGGCGGCTGCTGCGGTGCAACCCGTGGAGCAAGGGCGGCGTGGACCACGTGCCACCGGCCGAGGACTGGTCGGCCGCCTTCCGCCGGGCGAGCACCGCCGACGACGACGAGGACAGCGCCGTGGACAGCGCCGACCGCACGCCGTCGGCGGCGGAGCCGGACGCCACCGCGGCGGAGGCAGACGTCGACACACCGGGCGGACCGGTCGCCGTCGCGAGGACCGGGTCGGACGCCGTCACGAGGGCCGGACCGGACGGCGTCGTGAAGACCGGGTCGGACGCCGTCGCGACGACCGAACCGGGCGCCGCCGCCAGGGCCGGACCGGGCGGGGTCCCCGCACCACGTACCCTCGGTGAGGACACTCGGGGGGCGCGTCACGCCGTCGCGCCGCAGGATCTCTAG
- the rnpA gene encoding ribonuclease P protein component, with amino-acid sequence MRRSSDFDDAVRRGARGGTRRLVVHLAAGTDETTTSDRPALVGFVVPKAVGGAVQRNQVKRRLRAVLAARVVALPAGARVVVRALPDAAGATFQQLASDVDAALAAARRRSARAARTRGAA; translated from the coding sequence ATGCGCCGGTCGTCGGACTTCGACGACGCCGTCCGCCGCGGTGCGCGCGGCGGCACCCGTCGCCTGGTCGTGCACCTGGCCGCCGGTACTGACGAGACCACGACGAGCGACCGACCGGCGCTCGTCGGCTTCGTCGTGCCCAAGGCCGTCGGCGGCGCCGTCCAGCGCAACCAGGTCAAGCGCCGGCTCCGCGCCGTGCTCGCCGCGCGGGTAGTGGCCCTGCCCGCCGGTGCCCGGGTCGTCGTGCGGGCGCTGCCCGACGCCGCCGGCGCGACCTTCCAGCAGCTGGCATCGGACGTCGACGCCGCGCTGGCCGCCGCCCGACGCCGGTCCGCCCGCGCCGCCCGCACCCGGGGCGCCGCATGA
- the rpmH gene encoding 50S ribosomal protein L34: protein MSKRTFQPNNRRRAKVHGFRLRMRTRAGRAIIAARRRKGRSQLSA, encoded by the coding sequence GTGAGCAAGCGGACTTTCCAGCCGAACAACCGGCGCCGGGCCAAGGTCCACGGGTTCCGCCTGCGGATGCGGACCCGCGCCGGCCGCGCCATCATCGCTGCGCGCCGGCGCAAGGGGCGCTCGCAGCTCTCGGCCTGA